In Canis lupus dingo isolate Sandy chromosome 1, ASM325472v2, whole genome shotgun sequence, a single genomic region encodes these proteins:
- the YIF1B gene encoding protein YIF1B isoform X2: MHPAGLAAAGTPRQPSKRRIPVSQPGMADPHQLFDDTSSAQSRGYGAQRAPSGLGYPAASASPQAAFLADPVSNMAMAYGSSLAAQGKELVDKNIDRFIPVTKLKYYFAVDTMYVGKKLGLLFFPYLHQDWEVQYQQDTPVAPRFDVNAPDLYIPAMAFITYVLVAGLALGTQDRFSPDLLGLQASSALAWLTLEVLAILLSLYLVTVNTDLTTIDLVAFLGYKYVGMIGGVLMGLLFGKIGYYVVLGWCCVSIFVFMIRTLRLKILAEAAAEGVPVRGARNQLRMYLTMAVAAAQPLLMYWLTFHLVR, from the exons ATGCACCCGGCAGGCTTGGCGGCGGCGGGGACGCCCCGGCAGC CGTCGAAGCGGAGGATCCCCGTGTCCCAGCCGGGCATGGCTGACCCCCACCAGCTCTTCGATGACACAAGTTCGGCCCAGAGCCGGGGCTACGGGGCCCAGCGGGCTCCCAGCGGCCTGGGCTACCCTGCAGCCTCCGCGTCCCCGCAGGCCGCCTTCCTGGCTGACCCTGTGTCCAACATGGCCATGGCCTACGGGAGCAGCCTGGCCGCACAGGGCAAGGAGCTGGTGGATAAGAAC aTCGACCGCTTCATCCCCGTCACCAAGCTCAAGTATTACTTTGCCGTGGACACCATGTATGTGGGCAAAAAGCTGGGCCTGCTCTTCTTCCCCTACCTGCACCAG GACTGGGAAGTGCAGTACCAGCAGGACACTCCCGTGGCCCCCCGCTTTGATGTCAACGCTCCTGACCTCTACATTCCAG CTATGGCTTTCATCACTTATGTCTTGGTGGCTGGCCTGGCGCTGGGGACCCAGGATAG GTTCTCCCCAGACCTCCTTGGGCTGCAGGCAAGCTCTGCGTTGGCCTGGCTGACACTGGAGGTGCTGGCCATCCTGCTCAGTCTCTACCTGGTCACTGTCAACACTGACCTCACCACTATCGACCTGGTGGCCTTCTTGGGCTATAAATACGTTGG GATGATTGGCGGGGTCCTTATGGGCCTGCTCTTTGGGAAGATTGGCTACTACGTGGTGCTGGGGTGGTGCTGCGTGTCTATCTTTGTGTTCATG atcCGGACGCTGCGGCTGAAGATCCTGGCGGAGGCGGCGGCCGAGGGCGTCCCGGTGCGCGGGGCGCGGAACCAGCTGCGCATGTACCTGACCATGGCCGTGGCGGCGGCGCAGCCCCTGCTCATGTACTGGCTCACCTTCCACCTGGTGCGGTGa
- the YIF1B gene encoding protein YIF1B isoform X3: MPASKRRIPVSQPGMADPHQLFDDTSSAQSRGYGAQRAPSGLGYPAASASPQAAFLADPVSNMAMAYGSSLAAQGKELVDKNIDRFIPVTKLKYYFAVDTMYVGKKLGLLFFPYLHQDWEVQYQQDTPVAPRFDVNAPDLYIPAMAFITYVLVAGLALGTQDRFSPDLLGLQASSALAWLTLEVLAILLSLYLVTVNTDLTTIDLVAFLGYKYVGMIGGVLMGLLFGKIGYYVVLGWCCVSIFVFMIRTLRLKILAEAAAEGVPVRGARNQLRMYLTMAVAAAQPLLMYWLTFHLVR; this comes from the exons ATGCCAG CGTCGAAGCGGAGGATCCCCGTGTCCCAGCCGGGCATGGCTGACCCCCACCAGCTCTTCGATGACACAAGTTCGGCCCAGAGCCGGGGCTACGGGGCCCAGCGGGCTCCCAGCGGCCTGGGCTACCCTGCAGCCTCCGCGTCCCCGCAGGCCGCCTTCCTGGCTGACCCTGTGTCCAACATGGCCATGGCCTACGGGAGCAGCCTGGCCGCACAGGGCAAGGAGCTGGTGGATAAGAAC aTCGACCGCTTCATCCCCGTCACCAAGCTCAAGTATTACTTTGCCGTGGACACCATGTATGTGGGCAAAAAGCTGGGCCTGCTCTTCTTCCCCTACCTGCACCAG GACTGGGAAGTGCAGTACCAGCAGGACACTCCCGTGGCCCCCCGCTTTGATGTCAACGCTCCTGACCTCTACATTCCAG CTATGGCTTTCATCACTTATGTCTTGGTGGCTGGCCTGGCGCTGGGGACCCAGGATAG GTTCTCCCCAGACCTCCTTGGGCTGCAGGCAAGCTCTGCGTTGGCCTGGCTGACACTGGAGGTGCTGGCCATCCTGCTCAGTCTCTACCTGGTCACTGTCAACACTGACCTCACCACTATCGACCTGGTGGCCTTCTTGGGCTATAAATACGTTGG GATGATTGGCGGGGTCCTTATGGGCCTGCTCTTTGGGAAGATTGGCTACTACGTGGTGCTGGGGTGGTGCTGCGTGTCTATCTTTGTGTTCATG atcCGGACGCTGCGGCTGAAGATCCTGGCGGAGGCGGCGGCCGAGGGCGTCCCGGTGCGCGGGGCGCGGAACCAGCTGCGCATGTACCTGACCATGGCCGTGGCGGCGGCGCAGCCCCTGCTCATGTACTGGCTCACCTTCCACCTGGTGCGGTGa
- the KCNK6 gene encoding potassium channel subfamily K member 6 isoform X2: protein MRRGAVLAGALAAYAVYLVLGALLVARLERPHEARLRAELETLREELLRRSPCVAAPALDAFVERVLAAGRLGRAALAHASGPANASEPAWDFASALFFASTLVTTVGYGYTTPLTDAGKAFSIAFALLGVPATMLLLTSSAQRLSLLLDRAPLSWLTLRWGWDFRRAARWHLVALLGVVLTVCFLVPAAVFAHLEEAWSFLDAFYFCFISLSTIGLGDYVPGEAPNQPYRALYKVLVTAYLFLGLVAMMLVLHTFRRVCDLHGLTQLILLPSPCPAGSREDEDDPVDAVGPQPEPHQQLTADSHPDYASIPRFYAFGAPGWLSS, encoded by the exons ATGCGGCGGGGCGCAGTCCTGGCGGGCGCCCTGGCGGCGTACGCCGTCTACCTGGTGCTGGGCGCGCTGCTGGTGGCGCGGCTGGAGCGGCCGCACGAAGCCCGCCTCCGGGCCGAGCTGGAGACGCTGCGCGAGGAGCTGCTGCGGCGCAGCCCGTGCGTGGCCGCCCCCGCCCTGGACGCCTTCGTGGAGCGGGTGCTGGCGGCCGGGCGGCTGGGGCGCGCCGCGCTCGCCCACGCCTCGGGGCCCGCCAACGCCTCGGAGCCCGCCTGGGACTTCGCCTCGGCGCTCTTCTTCGCCAGCACGCTGGTCACCACCGTGG GCTACGGGTACACGACGCCGCTGACCGACGCAGGCAAGGCCTTTTCCATCGCCTTCGCGCTGCTGGGCGTGCCGGCCACCATGCTGCTGCTCACGTCCTCGGCCCAGCGCCTGTCGCTGCTGCTCGACCGCGCGCCCCTGTCCTGGCTCACCCTGCGCTGGGGCTGGGACTTCCGGCGGGCGGCCCGCTGGCACCTGGTGGCCCTGCTGGGAGTCGTCCTGACCGTGTGCTTCCTGGTGCCGGCCGCCGTCTTTGCGCACCTGGAGGAGGCCTGGAGCTTCCTGGATGCCTTCTACTTCTGCTTCATCTCCTTGTCCACCATCGGCCTGGGCGACTACGTGCCCGGAGAGGCCCCCAACCAGCCCTACCGGGCCCTTTACAAGGTGCTGGTCACAG CTTACCTCTTCCTGGGCCTGGTTGCCATGATGCTGGTGCTGCACACTTTCCGCCGCGTGTGTGACCTGCACGGCCTCACACAGCTCATCCTGTTGCCCAGCCCATGTCCCGCCGGCTCCAGAGAGGATGAGGATGACCCGGTGGACGCTGTGGGGCCCCAGCCAGAACCGCACCAGCAGCTCACGGCTGACTCCCACCCGGACTACGCCTCTATCCCCAG
- the C1H19orf33 gene encoding immortalization up-regulated protein, translating into MEFDLTAALDSKKPHGTGQVGDHKHSAPKAQGASADKPRGHGHRSSDSSSSSGSSSDSDHDGKPRAAAPGPHGSSPGKAEKPKVKKKKEKKEKKEKKGKAKKEAPH; encoded by the exons ATGGAGTTCGACCTGACCGCAG CCCTGGACTCCAAGAAGCCCCACGGGACAGGCCAGGTGGGAGACCACAAACACAGCGCCCCCAAAGCTCAGGGCGCGTCGGCGGATAAACCGAGG GGCCACGGCCACCGCAGCTCGGactccagcagcagcagcggcagctcCAGCGACTCCGACCATGACGGGAAG cctcgcgccgccgccccggggccgCACGGAAGCTCGCCGGGCAAGGCCGAGAAGCCCAaggtgaagaagaagaaggagaagaaggagaagaaggagaagaaggggaaggcgaagaaggaggctccccactga
- the YIF1B gene encoding protein YIF1B isoform X1: MHPAGLAAAGTPRQRKWPSKRRIPVSQPGMADPHQLFDDTSSAQSRGYGAQRAPSGLGYPAASASPQAAFLADPVSNMAMAYGSSLAAQGKELVDKNIDRFIPVTKLKYYFAVDTMYVGKKLGLLFFPYLHQDWEVQYQQDTPVAPRFDVNAPDLYIPAMAFITYVLVAGLALGTQDRFSPDLLGLQASSALAWLTLEVLAILLSLYLVTVNTDLTTIDLVAFLGYKYVGMIGGVLMGLLFGKIGYYVVLGWCCVSIFVFMIRTLRLKILAEAAAEGVPVRGARNQLRMYLTMAVAAAQPLLMYWLTFHLVR, from the exons ATGCACCCGGCAGGCTTGGCGGCGGCGGGGACGCCCCGGCAGCGTAAGTGGC CGTCGAAGCGGAGGATCCCCGTGTCCCAGCCGGGCATGGCTGACCCCCACCAGCTCTTCGATGACACAAGTTCGGCCCAGAGCCGGGGCTACGGGGCCCAGCGGGCTCCCAGCGGCCTGGGCTACCCTGCAGCCTCCGCGTCCCCGCAGGCCGCCTTCCTGGCTGACCCTGTGTCCAACATGGCCATGGCCTACGGGAGCAGCCTGGCCGCACAGGGCAAGGAGCTGGTGGATAAGAAC aTCGACCGCTTCATCCCCGTCACCAAGCTCAAGTATTACTTTGCCGTGGACACCATGTATGTGGGCAAAAAGCTGGGCCTGCTCTTCTTCCCCTACCTGCACCAG GACTGGGAAGTGCAGTACCAGCAGGACACTCCCGTGGCCCCCCGCTTTGATGTCAACGCTCCTGACCTCTACATTCCAG CTATGGCTTTCATCACTTATGTCTTGGTGGCTGGCCTGGCGCTGGGGACCCAGGATAG GTTCTCCCCAGACCTCCTTGGGCTGCAGGCAAGCTCTGCGTTGGCCTGGCTGACACTGGAGGTGCTGGCCATCCTGCTCAGTCTCTACCTGGTCACTGTCAACACTGACCTCACCACTATCGACCTGGTGGCCTTCTTGGGCTATAAATACGTTGG GATGATTGGCGGGGTCCTTATGGGCCTGCTCTTTGGGAAGATTGGCTACTACGTGGTGCTGGGGTGGTGCTGCGTGTCTATCTTTGTGTTCATG atcCGGACGCTGCGGCTGAAGATCCTGGCGGAGGCGGCGGCCGAGGGCGTCCCGGTGCGCGGGGCGCGGAACCAGCTGCGCATGTACCTGACCATGGCCGTGGCGGCGGCGCAGCCCCTGCTCATGTACTGGCTCACCTTCCACCTGGTGCGGTGa
- the KCNK6 gene encoding potassium channel subfamily K member 6 isoform X3, with the protein MRRGAVLAGALAAYAVYLVLGALLVARLERPHEARLRAELETLREELLRRSPCVAAPALDAFVERVLAAGRLGRAALAHASGPANASEPAWDFASALFFASTLVTTVGYGYTTPLTDAGKAFSIAFALLGVPATMLLLTSSAQRLSLLLDRAPLSWLTLRWGWDFRRAARWHLVALLGVVLTVCFLVPAAVFAHLEEAWSFLDAFYFCFISLSTIGLGDYVPGEAPNQPYRALYKVLVTAYLFLGLVAMMLVLHTFRRVCDLHGLTQLILLPSPCPAGSREDEDDPVDAVGPQPEPHQQLTADSHPDYASIPR; encoded by the exons ATGCGGCGGGGCGCAGTCCTGGCGGGCGCCCTGGCGGCGTACGCCGTCTACCTGGTGCTGGGCGCGCTGCTGGTGGCGCGGCTGGAGCGGCCGCACGAAGCCCGCCTCCGGGCCGAGCTGGAGACGCTGCGCGAGGAGCTGCTGCGGCGCAGCCCGTGCGTGGCCGCCCCCGCCCTGGACGCCTTCGTGGAGCGGGTGCTGGCGGCCGGGCGGCTGGGGCGCGCCGCGCTCGCCCACGCCTCGGGGCCCGCCAACGCCTCGGAGCCCGCCTGGGACTTCGCCTCGGCGCTCTTCTTCGCCAGCACGCTGGTCACCACCGTGG GCTACGGGTACACGACGCCGCTGACCGACGCAGGCAAGGCCTTTTCCATCGCCTTCGCGCTGCTGGGCGTGCCGGCCACCATGCTGCTGCTCACGTCCTCGGCCCAGCGCCTGTCGCTGCTGCTCGACCGCGCGCCCCTGTCCTGGCTCACCCTGCGCTGGGGCTGGGACTTCCGGCGGGCGGCCCGCTGGCACCTGGTGGCCCTGCTGGGAGTCGTCCTGACCGTGTGCTTCCTGGTGCCGGCCGCCGTCTTTGCGCACCTGGAGGAGGCCTGGAGCTTCCTGGATGCCTTCTACTTCTGCTTCATCTCCTTGTCCACCATCGGCCTGGGCGACTACGTGCCCGGAGAGGCCCCCAACCAGCCCTACCGGGCCCTTTACAAGGTGCTGGTCACAG CTTACCTCTTCCTGGGCCTGGTTGCCATGATGCTGGTGCTGCACACTTTCCGCCGCGTGTGTGACCTGCACGGCCTCACACAGCTCATCCTGTTGCCCAGCCCATGTCCCGCCGGCTCCAGAGAGGATGAGGATGACCCGGTGGACGCTGTGGGGCCCCAGCCAGAACCGCACCAGCAGCTCACGGCTGACTCCCACCCGGACTACGCCTCTATCCCCAGGTAG